One window from the genome of Haloferax sp. Atlit-12N encodes:
- a CDS encoding carbohydrate ABC transporter permease produces the protein MVLPAVIMLGAIIVYPTLRGIQLAFFEVSLLNPEQMTFVGLSNFGQMLSDATFKSALWHTVLLTAVAVSLQYLLGLGLALALKEKVPGAGFFRSASMITWVLPGIVMVIIFRFLVQPDFGPANIVLAKLGLETTYWFGRPGVAFPLIVVMHVWRNVPFYAIALMAAMKSIPETQYEAARLDGAGPLQAFRYITLPQISYVSMIMIVLHVIFTFNNFDIVYLSTGGGPLGNTEVMSTYIYKQAFEQYALGYGASMALVMLIIMMAFTVVYVRLEARD, from the coding sequence ATGGTACTCCCGGCTGTGATTATGCTCGGCGCCATCATCGTCTACCCGACGCTTCGAGGAATCCAACTGGCGTTCTTCGAAGTGTCGCTTTTGAACCCCGAGCAGATGACGTTCGTCGGACTCAGCAACTTCGGTCAGATGCTGTCGGACGCGACGTTCAAGTCGGCGCTCTGGCACACGGTTCTGCTGACGGCCGTCGCCGTCTCGCTACAGTACCTCCTCGGGTTGGGATTAGCGCTGGCACTCAAAGAGAAAGTGCCTGGAGCTGGCTTCTTCCGTAGCGCATCGATGATTACCTGGGTGCTTCCCGGCATCGTGATGGTTATCATCTTCCGATTTCTCGTCCAACCCGATTTCGGCCCGGCCAACATCGTCCTCGCGAAGTTGGGGTTGGAGACGACGTACTGGTTCGGCCGTCCCGGTGTCGCATTCCCGCTTATCGTCGTGATGCACGTGTGGCGTAACGTTCCGTTCTACGCCATTGCACTCATGGCCGCGATGAAGTCGATTCCGGAGACCCAGTACGAGGCTGCCCGACTTGACGGTGCAGGACCGTTGCAGGCCTTCCGATACATCACCCTCCCACAGATATCGTACGTGTCGATGATTATGATCGTGCTGCACGTCATCTTCACGTTCAACAACTTCGACATCGTCTATCTCTCGACCGGCGGCGGGCCGCTCGGGAACACAGAGGTGATGTCGACGTACATCTACAAGCAGGCGTTCGAACAGTACGCCCTCGGATACGGGGCGAGCATGGCACTCGTGATGCTCATCATCATGATGGCCTTCACCGTCGTGTACGTGAGACTGGAGGCTCGCGACTAA
- a CDS encoding carbohydrate ABC transporter permease — MATDSSTHSSSDRSLIQRFDAWLSDDMSPRRLVGVYAVLSLYFAFLLLPVGYMLLVTFTSQEFLYSPQLIPSLGDLTVENYLTVLQTGAFQGYFVNSVVIAVSTTTLTLVVGTLAAYSLSRFEFPGRQSILLSFLATQMLPLVLILIPFFLLMFSLNLIDSYLGIVIAHSVGGIPLGTWLLKGYFDDIPTSLDEAAKMDGCSRLDILWRIIVPLSLPGIAVAGFYTFILSWNDYLLVSILSQTAATRTLPFGLQLFQSQNTVAWELLLTAATITIVPVVVLFAFVQSYIVEGLASGGMKGM; from the coding sequence ATGGCAACTGACTCATCCACACACTCGTCTTCGGACCGTTCGCTGATTCAGCGCTTCGACGCGTGGCTATCCGACGACATGTCGCCGCGTCGTCTCGTCGGAGTGTACGCTGTCCTCAGCCTGTACTTCGCCTTCCTCCTGCTTCCGGTGGGGTACATGCTGCTCGTGACGTTCACATCCCAGGAGTTCCTCTACTCGCCACAACTCATCCCGTCGCTCGGTGACCTCACCGTCGAGAACTACCTCACTGTTCTGCAGACGGGGGCGTTCCAGGGGTACTTCGTCAACTCAGTCGTCATTGCGGTTTCGACGACTACCCTCACGCTCGTTGTCGGGACGCTAGCGGCATACTCACTGAGTAGATTTGAGTTCCCCGGCCGGCAGTCGATTCTGCTGTCGTTCCTCGCGACGCAGATGCTCCCGCTCGTGCTCATCCTCATCCCGTTTTTCCTGTTGATGTTCTCGCTGAATCTCATCGACTCGTATCTCGGCATCGTTATCGCGCATTCTGTCGGTGGGATTCCGCTAGGCACGTGGCTGTTGAAAGGGTACTTCGATGATATCCCGACATCGCTCGACGAGGCAGCGAAGATGGACGGCTGTTCGCGCTTGGACATTCTCTGGCGTATCATCGTCCCGCTGTCGTTGCCCGGCATCGCTGTTGCGGGGTTCTACACGTTTATTCTCTCGTGGAACGACTACCTACTCGTCTCGATCCTGTCGCAGACAGCCGCGACGCGAACGCTTCCGTTCGGTCTCCAACTGTTCCAGTCGCAGAACACGGTCGCGTGGGAACTACTGTTGACGGCAGCGACGATTACTATCGTCCCTGTAGTCGTCCTGTTCGCCTTCGTCCAGAGCTACATCGTCGAGGGGCTTGCCAGCGGTGGGATGAAAGGGATGTAA